A portion of the Mytilus galloprovincialis chromosome 12, xbMytGall1.hap1.1, whole genome shotgun sequence genome contains these proteins:
- the LOC143055658 gene encoding uncharacterized protein LOC143055658, producing the protein MMACSSAETEPVKKKRKTGRDDSDIFDEFHSKFLTENPSFVDAVNKFKQEITALGAYEIGSCNAADPDNGYCFTKADCTLKPTQRTFAFGNLFIEAFKMLKNFITKKEIPTDSQTKMTLELLVKFLLNEEIQEGLSRTKECDDETELTVLLAFHLFSQLSTSPYFTIDNRKANQIKVCPCRKRHGQIVYGDTSIGNLNVWHGYLDLIMEGADVIIDTIDGEQETYKDVESAVEVNQRHFEMNDNSAGSSLVQVAAKTIVYSFYYKQVHPDHSNTLIPCIGVSHLGLIFYFYDSVNDVLLGSTHFPLAASSPFQLSFTAVIGVWLILNHKHLCNGLSLIDLKEVPKARFTDVAKSKIDIYKRELKRGQVGTSLKRFNVLSLDPLTFVNSKFFLSPELEDL; encoded by the exons ATGATGGCATGTTCCAGTGCGGAGACAGAACCCGTAAAGAAAAAACGTAAAACTGGGCGAGATGACAGTGATATATTTGATGAATTCCATAGTAAATTCTTAACAGAAAATCCCTCTTTTGTAGACGCCGTTAATAAGTTCAAGCAAGAAATCACAGCACTTGGAGCCTATGAAATAGGATCATGCAACGCTGCTGACCCGGACAATGGTTACTGCTTCACAAAGGCAGACTGTACTCTAAAGCCCACCCAAAGGACATTTGCTTTTGGCAATCTTTTTATTGAAGCATTTAAAATGTTGAAGAATTTTATCACAAAGAAAGAAATTCCAACAGACAGTCAAACGAAAATGACACTGGAGCTCCTTGTCAAGTTCTTGCTAAATGAAG AAATCCAAGAAGGATTGTCACGTACAAAGGAATGTGATGATGAAACTGAATTAACAGTACTGCTGGCCTTCCATTTATTTTCTCAGCTTTCCACATCACCCTACTTCACAATTGATAATAGAAAGGCCAACCAGATCAAAGTATGTCCATGTAGAAAGAGACATGGACAAATTGTATATGGTGATACAAGCATAG GTAATCTAAATGTTTGGCATGGCTATTTGGATTTGATCATGGAAGGTGCAGATGTCATAATTGATACTATTGATGGAGAACAAGAAACTTACAAAGATGTAGAGTCAGCTGTAGAAGTTAATCAGAGGCATTTTGAAATGAATGACAATTCTGCTGGAAGTAGTTTGGTACAGGTAGCAGCAAAAACAATAGTTTATTCCTTTTACTACAAGCAGGTACATCCTGACCATAGCAATACTCTTATACCTTGTATTGGTGTTTCACATTTAggattgattttttatttttatgattctGTAAATGATGTACTTCTTGGGAGTACACATTTTCCGTTGGCTGCATCCTCTCCATTTCAATTAAGTTTTACAGCAGTCATTGGTGTTTGGTTAATATTGAATCACAAACATCTCTGTAATGGCCTTTCGCTGATTGATCTTAAGGAAGTACCAAAAGCACGCTTTACAGATGTTGCAAAAAGCAAAATTGATATCTACAAAAGAGAATTGAAAAGAGGCCAGGTTGGAACAAGCTTGAAACGTTTTAATGTGTTAAGTCTTGACCCACTTACATTTGTTAATTCAAAATTCTTTTTGTCTCCTGAGCTAGAAGACCTCTGA